A DNA window from Onychostoma macrolepis isolate SWU-2019 chromosome 13, ASM1243209v1, whole genome shotgun sequence contains the following coding sequences:
- the ggps1 gene encoding geranylgeranyl pyrophosphate synthase isoform X1, with product MDGDERATSERILLEPYKYLLQLPGKQVRTKLSQAFNHWLNVPEDKLQVIIEVTEMLHNASLLIDDIEDSSKLRRGFPVAHSIYGVPSVINSANYVYFLGLEKVLTLEHPEAVHVFTRQLLELHRGQGLDIHWRDTYTCPSEEEYRGMVLQKTGGLFGLAVGLMQLFSHWKRDLKPLLDTLGLFFQIRDDYANLNSTEYSENKSFCEDLTEGKFSFPTIHAIWSRPESTQVQNILRQRTENVDIKRYCVDYLEKVGSFAYTRQTLLDLEAEAYRLIAELGGNPELEALVKHLSRMYKEPEGGASVGQLKELRGGAAADQSNQ from the exons ATGGATGGAGACGAAAGAGCAACTTCTGAAAGGATTCTTCTGGAACCGTACAAGTACTTGCTACAACTGCCAG GAAAACAAGTCAGAACAAAACTCTCGCAAGCGTTCAACCACTGGCTCAATGTCCCAGAGGACAAACTTCAG GTGATTATCGAGGTGACGGAGATGCTGCACAACGCCAGTCTGCTGATCGACGACATTGAAGACAGCTCCAAGCTGCGGCGCGGTTTCCCGGTGGCCCACAGCATCTACGGTGTGCCGTCGGTCATCAACTCCGCCAACTACGTCTACTTCCTCGGTTTGGAGAAGGTGCTGACACTGGAGCACCCCGAGGCCGTACACGTCTTCACCCGTCAGCTGCTGGAGCTGCACCGCGGCCAGGGCCTGGACATCCACTGGAGGGACACCTACACCTGCCCAAGCGAGGAGGAGTACCGCGGCATGGTGCTGCAGAAAACCGGCGGCCTCTTCGGCCTCGCCGTGGGCCTCATGCAGCTCTTCTCCCACTGGAAACGAGATCTGAAGCCGCTTTTGGACACTCTGGGGCTCTTCTTCCAGATACGGGACGACTACGCCAACCTGAACTCGACAGAGTACAGCGAAAACAAGAGCTTCTGCGAGGATCTGACGGAGGGCAAGTTCTCCTTCCCCACCATTCACGCCATCTGGTCGCGTCCCGAGAGCACGCAGGTGCAGAACATCCTCCGGCAGCGCACGGAGAACGTGGATATCAAGCGCTACTGCGTGGATTATCTGGAGAAGGTGGGCTCGTTCGCTTACACCCGTCAGACGCTGCTGGATCTGGAAGCCGAAGCCTATCGGCTGATCGCGGAGCTCGGAGGGAATCCCGAACTGGAGGCTTTGGTGAAGCATCTGAGTCGCATGTATAAAGAGCCCGAGGGCGGAGCCTCGGTCGGCCAATTGAAAGAGCTCAGGGGCGGAGCTGCAGCCGACCAATCGAATCAATGA
- the ggps1 gene encoding geranylgeranyl pyrophosphate synthase isoform X2, which produces MLHNASLLIDDIEDSSKLRRGFPVAHSIYGVPSVINSANYVYFLGLEKVLTLEHPEAVHVFTRQLLELHRGQGLDIHWRDTYTCPSEEEYRGMVLQKTGGLFGLAVGLMQLFSHWKRDLKPLLDTLGLFFQIRDDYANLNSTEYSENKSFCEDLTEGKFSFPTIHAIWSRPESTQVQNILRQRTENVDIKRYCVDYLEKVGSFAYTRQTLLDLEAEAYRLIAELGGNPELEALVKHLSRMYKEPEGGASVGQLKELRGGAAADQSNQ; this is translated from the coding sequence ATGCTGCACAACGCCAGTCTGCTGATCGACGACATTGAAGACAGCTCCAAGCTGCGGCGCGGTTTCCCGGTGGCCCACAGCATCTACGGTGTGCCGTCGGTCATCAACTCCGCCAACTACGTCTACTTCCTCGGTTTGGAGAAGGTGCTGACACTGGAGCACCCCGAGGCCGTACACGTCTTCACCCGTCAGCTGCTGGAGCTGCACCGCGGCCAGGGCCTGGACATCCACTGGAGGGACACCTACACCTGCCCAAGCGAGGAGGAGTACCGCGGCATGGTGCTGCAGAAAACCGGCGGCCTCTTCGGCCTCGCCGTGGGCCTCATGCAGCTCTTCTCCCACTGGAAACGAGATCTGAAGCCGCTTTTGGACACTCTGGGGCTCTTCTTCCAGATACGGGACGACTACGCCAACCTGAACTCGACAGAGTACAGCGAAAACAAGAGCTTCTGCGAGGATCTGACGGAGGGCAAGTTCTCCTTCCCCACCATTCACGCCATCTGGTCGCGTCCCGAGAGCACGCAGGTGCAGAACATCCTCCGGCAGCGCACGGAGAACGTGGATATCAAGCGCTACTGCGTGGATTATCTGGAGAAGGTGGGCTCGTTCGCTTACACCCGTCAGACGCTGCTGGATCTGGAAGCCGAAGCCTATCGGCTGATCGCGGAGCTCGGAGGGAATCCCGAACTGGAGGCTTTGGTGAAGCATCTGAGTCGCATGTATAAAGAGCCCGAGGGCGGAGCCTCGGTCGGCCAATTGAAAGAGCTCAGGGGCGGAGCTGCAGCCGACCAATCGAATCAATGA